A segment of the Crassostrea angulata isolate pt1a10 chromosome 10, ASM2561291v2, whole genome shotgun sequence genome:
AGTAACGTCCAGTTGTTGATGAATCGCCACGGCAATGTAGAGGAACTGGAGAAACTGTCAGAGCAGCTGAAGGAgaaggtctctctctctctctctctctctctctctctctctctctctctctctctctctctctctctctctctctctcagatataCCAAAGaactgcgaacgatagcattgtctagccgtctataactaaaagtcatttttgataattgtctaatcaaatttttttcaaaacaatggaaaaatttatgaatattttcattaaatataaatgatttggtcaaacaaagagatAGCTTtatattttgggttaaaatatctcatttcataatagaaactAACGGAaaacggattttatttttaatcatcatTTTACCGAAATTCTTTGCATATTAATAGCACAGATAAACGACACGATGAGGAGCGACATAGACGCCTTCACCATTTTGTATGGTTCCATTTTCAGGCCGGTGAATTTCAAGTTATCACAAGGAGAATGAAATACAAGCAAGTGGTCCGGAACAATAGGTGGGCCCTGAGTATTGGGCTGGTGGTGCTGGTGGTGGTGCTCATATTGGCCGGTGTCATCATCTCGGTGGTGTATAACGATCGTAATTAAGGTCGTGCCcaattttaaagtacatgtttattgatctcctttagaagaagagttCTGTAAAAAAGTTACAGGAAATACTCAAATACTCAGAGGATTTAAAagcttaaatatatatttctttacttaATGATAGTTTATAGCCAAACAAATCACATCGAAGAGTTAAGGTAGATCTGCTGAGTAATTTGTTGGCCCCCCAGCCTCCTGAAGGAACCCAATCTGAAGCCAGTGTCCGCACGGTCAGTTACCGTGTACCATCTACAATGTACATGCAATTATATACTATATTTGAAAGAGTTATTATCTCTTTTGGTTAACCTGAACCAATAATCTGTTATCCCTTCTtcatgaatgtacatgtaccaattaTTGTCATCTATTATTTATATTGTAATTTGTACATAATGTATATAAGTATTTTCACTACATTGTAAATTCAGTTGTGAGAATAAAGTTCAAGTGTCATTGCATACTGTGTATGTGTAAGAGAGAATttatgtttgtgttttgttgTATATTTAACCATTTAACTGTACATTTATGTAGATGAGATGATCATGTCTACAATTTGTAACTTAAAAGGATTACAGAGGTGCAactgattatacatgtatttataaatgaacATATTCTTATTTAATTCCATTATCATTTTTCGATTTTTGTTAATACTATATTGGGCATTAATGTTTAGAGgatgcattgtattttttttaatgtaaataccTCCAGTTTATGTCATGATTTGAATCTCACCAAAAGTATATTAACGTTGTTCGTATCAATGAAATACAGATATTACTCTATTTAAATGAACATGCACCTGTGTAGCTTACttattttaatttatgcatgtaataaaataaattcttatatcattttcttgctttgttttgtttcacCGAGTGATCAAATAAAGATAACGCGATAATTTGGTTGATATAAATTGAAGGTATTCGTTTTAacatattgagagagagagagagagagagagcaattcGAACTCCCTCTAAATTCTCAGTAGGCTCCTAGTGTGTAGTAACTACCGTCGCGTTTTAAAACTTTAGCTATGTAATAAAAGTGGGCACATTCAGTGATTATAGTCCAGTGGGTAGAAGAGAGATGGAAACAGCACATAGTCATTTGTATATAAATAGATATTTGACAATGGGACGATGTCAATTATAGGCCTGGGTGAATCAACCATGTACAGTATATCTGCTGTACAGTAATGTAAAAATGACGGGGTTTTGTGTTGGTCGTCTTAAAGGTGGATTGAATATTGTATTCGCTGGTGTAatttcaatccaatgttttcgCAGACGTCCGCGcttgtcatatataaacaaGAACACGcgatatttttattattcgaACTGCGTTACAAGAAGAAAATGGCGTCACCAACTAAATCTCCATCCAAAAAACCCGCCGTCAAGAAAGCACCCAGACTTCACCCCTCCTTCCTGGATATGGCCGTGGAAGCCATCACTGCCAGCACAGACTCTAAGGGCGCATCCGTACCCTCCATACGAAACTACATCACAGAGAAATACAAAACTGTGGACCCCACGACAGTTAAATTTCGATTGAAGCAGGCGCTGACTTCGGCGCTCGAGAAAAACGTGATCGTTAAGTCCAAGCAGTCGGACGACAGACCCCTAATGTCCAGTCGGTATAGGATCAACAAAGCGAAGCAGGCAGCagagaagaaaaagaaagcTAAGGCCGAGGAGAAGGAGGGGACAATGGAGAAACCGgtaaaggaaaagaaaaagaaggaaCCCGCGGCAAAGAAATCTCCCGCCGCAAAGAAATCGCCCGCGCCCAAGGCCAAGAAACCGGCCAAAGAGAAAGTCAAGAAATCGCCAGCCAAAAAGAAAGCTACATTGACGAAGAAAAAGACCCCAGTCAAAGTGGCAAAGCCAAAGGTACGTAAACGTTTTGAACGCACTTTTCTTTCAatgcaatattttaaaagtagttGATGTACTAATGTTTTAAAGGAAGGTAGGGTAgttaattttgatgaaaatatgaactaaaaacagttttatttctttttcagacGCCGAAAAGACCTCAGAGTgcaaagaaaatcaaaacatCAAAGTGAACAGCGATCACATAAATGTACATACCTGAGTGCGCGTAACGTGTGGTTCTATAAACATGCATGTGTGTAACTGGACGGTGAAGGTGCTCTAATTTATTAATAGTGCGGAAGATTGACTGCGatatggttttattttatttgtttttaatctacTGATTGCAAATGGCTGCATTATAAACTtagtatttgaatatttttaaataaacctgtaatttttatacaaaatggaatATCTTGTGTATCTATATGACTACAAATAAGAAGTCGATGAATTTGATATCACTGTCCACTTGCCAGCTTGCATTGAGTCATTTCAAACAACGAGAATATTTCCTACTGTATTAAAGATTGATTTAGATGCATAGTACTAAAAATCTAAATGAGTTGTTTCCCTTGGACCAAAAAGTTGTTACGTTTACCAGATGCCATTGTTAAAATCCTTGTGCAGTGTGACTCCCCATCCCCCCGATATGTTTCAGTTAGGCTCAAACTTTACATACATAAGAATGAAGACGAAACTGTTTATATAGCGCTATTCTAAagatctttatttcaaaatggttCATGGGTACGATGACCTTGAGTCAGTCTTTTAGATGAAGTGACAGGTGGCCTTTCCCACTTCTcacagcaaacatttttttatttgcttaaaaGTAAATTAAGATGGAGTTGTCCCCACCTTTTTGGAGCATgctaaaattgaattgaaaggaGGGAATAGGATTTGGGgaagtttttattaaaattctttGGATGagtatgcccccccccccccaatttaaaaaaaaaaccgctgcctggttaaagtttttggagcaggccctgtatctaagttattgtCCTaccttcaccaaacttgcatggattgtGCATCTGGACCTACGTATTGACTTGAAAGaattggatgctgaatctgagctatagatTTTGGATGATGGAGGTTTAAGTTTTAGGAGCAGGTGCCCTTATATGGACATAGGTAAGTAATTTCTGCTGgttctaacttcaccaaaccTGCATAGATGGTGCACCTTATGATACTTATGCACTTGACATGTTTAGATGCcaaatctgagcaataggttttgGATGTTTGGggtggttaaggtttttggagctggttaaagtttttgaagcaggagccctctgatgattatatcttagttattgctagtcctaacttcaccaaacttgcatggatggtgcgtcttgtGATACTGATGAACATGACAtgcttggatgctgaatctgagccctAGGTTTCAGATtttggatgaggttaaggtgtttggagcaggtgcccttgattcatgtttgttcaaatcatggtctcggGGGTAGAGTGGGTCCAcattggggatgaatttttacatacatgtaggaatatatggagaaaatctttaaaaatgttctcaaaaattatttggccagaaaaagtcaaattaatgtggaAGCATGAGTCAAATTaatgtggaagcatcatcaggtagtgtggattccaatttgttcaaatcatgacccccgggggtaggagggagggggggggtgcaaGTTTTAACatatagagaaaaacttttgGACCAGGAAAGCTtgaacttgtgtggaggcatttTAATAAAGATCGTTGACTAGGATTTTTCATATACGGTGTATAGTATAATATAGTATAGTTCATTAACTCAAAAACCACATGGTTTATAGGCATTgtataaatgcatgtaaatgcATAATCAATGTGAACACATTTTTTTGCAGTACAGACACATATGCCATTATGAGTTAATACCACAAATGCATGTACAGTGtaataattacattaaaaaaaatagacaagaaaaatgtacatatatatatgtattttttaaaacttaaattatCACATTATGACGATAATACGCATATTAATTAATGCAAATTATTTCTATACTCTGGCTTTCTTTAGAAAAATACattgtttgtttaattgtttcttATTTCTCGAACTCGGCAACTGAACAAGCTTaaaaagctgacatgaattcataaatacgcattatttcccttttatctccgactaccgccatattagttgtcgatttctattgttctgctcatcgctacacacccccttatataaggccgagagcactattcatgcttcaccgcattcaggtatttcattcacccggacgaaaagacgtgtagaaacacgtttgaaacaaaaataatatgacaaccacttcaCTGGCAAGGCATATCCAATGAATGACGAAACTGAAATTCAGCCACAAATACTTCAAAAATCATCGATAAatgtagaccgttttcctgtgtataatataacatcgcacatgcgcaaactacacactggcagatcgagcaatgtcaatgatcgcatggatttttATAAACGGAGCGTTTTTGTTGGAACGgatggaaacgatgttacgttgttactttcttggattgaCAATCATTTAACTACTGTGTTGGATGAACTGCCGCCGgggttttaaaaatgatgcagacgttatgcattctgtatgaacgacacacgtgttcgatgtgcatgcgaagtaaagCAGCGCTATCTGTGCAAAATATTACGGATACCatggaaattctttcaaagaataaatatattttgtattttattgatttttgtttcCTTCATTATTTatcacaaacattttactatattCTGTAGTTCATACATtcagaagtccgtgcaacctgaatgcctcgatcagaaagcaaccgaccgtaactttctcaaccggtatatataccccagtgacATTAGAGGAGCGatcaaaactaatatggcgaccaaatgcttttatgaattcatgtcagctttaatgcAAGAAGGCTTTGACCAGtaataatttttgatattaataCACCGTGAATGACTGTACTTTGGACATTCTAGAATGAAGTGACATTCATCTTCAATCCTATTAAGAGTACAAAATCTACAAATGCGACGCGAGCGTACAGTTTGATTATACCGACCTTGTTCTATTGCTAGTCTATGTGCAGACAATCTATATTTTGTCAAATAGTGAACAATATTTtctgatatacattttttaatataatactgGAGACCAATTGGATCGTACAAATATTTGTATACGTAACATTTAGAGGAACGTCTCTTTCCTGGATAAAGACATCACAAAGTCTGAAAACGGTAATCTGATACAGGtgatctcataaaggtgatgcctcatctCATGAGCTCTGTAATCTTTGATTACCTGTGTTTACCGGTGTATTAAAGTATATTTggtagatacatgtagtttttccCGTACTATAAGGGTACAAGTGTATTCCACGGCGACAACTAcacatattaaaataatttatggagagaaaaaacaaaatcatttaaaactcGTTGTAAAGAATTGGACGATTTTGTTATCAAATGTTACCAATTCAGACCAACAAAAGTTATGATGAAACTAACATAAATTTGAGATAAATTACCCATATTCATGTTCCATTGAAAACATATACAAAAATAGACAACAGGAAAATCTACACATGTTACTGATAAAATTTTCACACCACtattgtgcgcccagattcctgcctaATCCACGACTTATGTGCCCACTTTTAGCATGTTGTACATTCTTGATATTCAGGGTCAATGACTGGCTGAAGGTATtctctgttgttgtttttttctttttcttttttccctttttcttttctatttttatggggggggggggggggggtaagttaGGTAACTCTACTTTTCCAATCGTGAAATCAATCACTGAGTTGTGTTTCTTGGTTTCCAATTTTATAgtccaaacttttttttaagacGAAGAGACctatgaagatttttaaaacatttggatTTTTCTATGTTGAATATAAGTTAATGGtgaaaacaaatatcatattaaaattCAGGCATCAGAGGCACGTatcagtgtgtgtgtgtgtgtgtgtttgtggggggtgggggggggccTTTCTCTCTCAGCAAACATTTGAATTATGgagcagcccccccccccccccccccccgactaaTTTGGGAGCATGTAAGAAATTGAAGTGAAACTAAGAAAATGAACgctgacatattttttttagaatgagcctaccccctctcccccccccccctccaactTTTAGTTCTAAATGATGCTACATTCCTGAAATTTCAAGGCTTATCTGAATGGATAATTTGCTGTCCACCCAGCCTTCTTAGGTTGATATAATTCGgatgtaaatcatttttacacATGAATATATACTTTCATTTGATGACGATTGAAAAATTGATGAGGGAGAGTGTCCATCTTTATGGGGAGATTGTGGTGGATATTGACATTTTCATGATTTGTTATAAATCTAAAATGCAAAAAACACGAACGCCTTTTACCCGAGAGCTATGCTACTGCGCGAAACAGATTGTTAAAATTAATGGAATCCGGGGCGTTCACAAGATcagttttcattattattcttttttggtCTTTTTCTTGTGCTAGAttaattttgacataataaatcGTCATATTTCATGACAACAAGTTTTACGAATGACTGGTGACTtagttttatgataatttttcttCAATTCAAAAACAAAGCGCTAACTGGCACACCGGTagtttttcatttgaaaattttcttcacTCAAAAGAAATTCATCAACTCTTAATCacgttttatgaaatttataatCCTTGGTCACTACAAGGCCCACCCTATCGCAGAGAGAACTATTTACATGTCGAATACggatttccttttttttttatcagaaagaGTACACATAGTAAAACACCATTCTATATTTTTGCGGTTAAATAAAGAATACTTTGTCCAAATATATGGATTATGTAAAGGTGACATTTCACCTTTTTTTTGCGTAAATGATAAATCACTCCATTGAGCATGGTATTACATATAAGGATGCTATGATAGGGTTTGATACGATAAACTGCTTCCTGTAGGGTAAATACATGTTATTCGTCAAAACGTTGACAAAATTCAGATCGATGACAAATGGACTGCatgattgaaaatttaaatttatgattgattgattcgTTGGAAGTGTTTTGTATAGATGATTGATTGAGAATGCGTatatctacatacatgtatttatcggGGCATCAATAATTTATGTAACGACAGGGCTGTAGGTGTATTTTGACTATTTTTGCCACCTGAATTCCAATGTAAGCAGTGATTAATTTTGTGTGTTTGGTTTTGTTAAACAATCAAAGCCTTGGCATGGAACAACTCTGAgcttatattatttttcatgctAGAGAACAGTGTTAATAAAAGCAAGATATGTATTTCAAAGTtgtgttcaatattttttgtttctcttAGACAAAAAAGTACCCCAACAACAGAATTTGTGACCTGAATtaggtgacaaaaaaattggttAATGTTATTTGTCAAATACAATTTTCAGTGAGGGTACGTTAGGGAAGCCAATTATACAATTTATGATCATCGTGTCTTTATATGTATAACAATATGGAATTACAATACTTATAACACACACATTAGTGCCAATATGTAGATTAACAATATCCGTGCATTACTGTCGTACGACTCCCCTCTTAAAGTAAGAAATGTtgcatttataaatacatgtatgtcatttttGTGAATATGGTTGTTGCATTTGTCGTGTTAATTGCATGTTGATTTCGTTTTAATTAGATGATGTTATGTAACATAAACAAGAAGAAACACCTTTGTGGTCGAAAACTGTGCAGTCTAATTAAGTTTCCGACAAATAATAATTTGATTGCTCATGATTCGGGCACTACGAATAAAGGTGCAAGTagcgcagagagagagagagagagagagagagagaagagagagagagagagagagagagagagagagagagagagagagagagagagagagagagagagaataaagaGAGGGGGGGTAGGTACAGGATTAGGAAAGAAGATGTTCAATATGTATTGCATAAATGTACTAGCTAACTACCGCCAAAGCACCTATGCATGCAGTGCAGGCATCCAATAAATtagagataaataaataaacaaatataaaattccTGATATTTTGTAGTCTTCACAATGACGACTTTTAACGACAGTTATTAATTGCTTGTCAAAGAGAGCGTGACTTCATCAATCAAGCAGTTtcttaatataataataaataattggcAGTTAACAACGTAGGAATTCCTTATGAAACTCTCCGAACTGTTAAGAATTTTCtagttcaatattttattttcaatgtttaattctacttaatttttttttttttgggggggggggggggggaggagtgTAATCTTTATTTACTGTcgttgtttatgaaaaaaaaatgtcagctaACTTCAAGTGAATAAAGAATTGATCATTTTTCAGTCGTATGGTAATGACAATAGCGAAAATTTTTAGCggctttttttcaatttaggtgggttttaaaaagaataattcaACATTTTATATCGACACaccgctttgaaatttttttaacgaaataCTTGTGGTCTTAGATACATCAAATCAGAGTTGTGTGAATACAACCATATTAATTGTCAACCTCTGTTTAATAAAACGCAGTATAGAGCTAAGAATGGCCAGGGAAAATTTATTCCGCTCACGTCGCAATACAcctgtatatatagatatatagtaGGTATTCCCTCTTAAAAGCGTCTCTCGATCTGAACAAGTCTATGCAGAAGAATACATTATTATTCTAAAATCTTCTAGTTCTGATTAAGAAATTCCCCCGAAATAaaggaaaaatgaaaatgcGATGTGTACTgttaataaacatgtaaaattaagTTTAACAATAATTATAACCTATAATGCGCATATTATCTTTAGTTTCCTTATAAGACGCTTATACCACTTTTCTTTTGACGACACACATATCCGTCCTGAAGGAAAGAAATGAAGAAAGAAAGAAGGaatggaagaaaaaataaacaacactcCTCGTTAGTCTACATTTCTAGTTAATAAAGAGCTATAAATAAACCCTTCCCTCAATATACCACAATATACCAGTCTTAAGACCCGCTTGTTTTAATAATTGGATTCAATGTATTTGAACTCACTGATTGTATTGCAA
Coding sequences within it:
- the LOC128166829 gene encoding uncharacterized protein LOC128166829 codes for the protein MDEDTDEVQTGAHNLQQIQRQIHELVDVLDSNVQLLMNRHGNVEELEKLSEQLKEKAGEFQVITRRMKYKQVVRNNRWALSIGLVVLVVVLILAGVIISVVYNDRN
- the LOC128166796 gene encoding sperm-specific protein PHI-2B/PHI-3-like translates to MASPTKSPSKKPAVKKAPRLHPSFLDMAVEAITASTDSKGASVPSIRNYITEKYKTVDPTTVKFRLKQALTSALEKNVIVKSKQSDDRPLMSSRYRINKAKQAAEKKKKAKAEEKEGTMEKPVKEKKKKEPAAKKSPAAKKSPAPKAKKPAKEKVKKSPAKKKATLTKKKTPVKVAKPKTPKRPQSAKKIKTSK